One segment of Podospora pseudopauciseta strain CBS 411.78 chromosome 5 map unlocalized CBS411.78m_5.2, whole genome shotgun sequence DNA contains the following:
- a CDS encoding uncharacterized protein (COG:S; BUSCO:EOG09262WFG; EggNog:ENOG503NUR4) yields MATRDASHAGSWYDDDEKELSSQLDGFLSRVPDQLDDHGLPVPGARVIIAPHAGYSYSGPCAAWAYKALDLRAAKRVFILGPSHTYYLRGCALTTFSKYATPFGDLVVDRNTVNELRETGKFTDIPARRDVDEHSLEMHVPFLWKRLQQTFGDDSTKYPPIVPILVGDGSAEEENAFGKLLSSYLKDPTTAWIVSSDFCHWGSRFSYRPHFSDGAIRDMDAPRSKGVRHEVLNVTPPDWSKLGISSGEPEIHDVIKVLDQLAMDAVESGEHSEFYKVVQDSHNTVCGRHPIGVIMAALEAVDGKGKFKFVQYQRSNLVKKSFDFSVSYASAYAVV; encoded by the exons ATGGCCACACGGGATGCTAGCCATGCTGGATCCTGGtacgatgatgatgagaaggagttgTCATCGCAGCTCGACGGGTTCCTAAGCCGTGTGCCTGACCAGCTGGATGACCATGGTCTCCCTGTGCCTGGTGCCCGAGTGATCATAGCTCC CCATGCCGGCTATTCATATTCTGGGCCTTGCGCAGCCTGGGCCTACAAGGCTCTCGACCTCAGAGCGGCGAAACGGGTCTTCATTCTCGGACCGTCCCACACATATTATCTTCGCGGATGCGCGTTAACCACATTCAGCAAATATGCAACACCCTTTGGGGACCTCGTGGTGGATAGGAACACGGTAAACGAGCTGAGGGAAACGGGCAAGTTCACCGACATACCCGCCCGCCGAGACGTCGATGAACATTCTCTGGAAATGCACGTTCCGTTCCTCTGGAAGAGACTTCAGCAGACCTTCGGAGACGACAGCACAAAGTACCCGCCCATAGTTCCGATACTCGTGGGCGATGGATCtgccgaagaagaaaatgCCTTTGGAAAGTTGCTGTCCTCGTACCTGAAGGACCCCACCACAGCCTGGATCGTCTCGTCCGATTTCTGTCACTGGGGATCCCGATTCAGCTACCGACCTCATTTTTCTGACGGTGCGATTCGTGACATGGACGCGCCACGGTCCAAGGGTGTGCGGCACGAAGTCCTGAACGTCACCCCGCCAGATTGGAGCAAACTCGGCATCAGTTCTGGAGAGCCTGAGATCCACGATGTCATCAAAGTGCTGGACCAGTTGGCCATGGATGCCGTGGAGTCTGGTGAGCATAGTGAGTTCTACAAGGTGGTTCAGGATAGCCACAACACTGTCTGCGGCAGGCATCCAATTGGTGTAATCATGGCAGCCTTGGAAGCCGTCGATGGAAAAGGAAAGTTCAAATTTGTGCAGTACCAGAGAAGCAatttggtgaagaagagctTCGACTTCAGTGTCAGCTATGCCTCTGCTTATGCAGTAGTCTGA
- a CDS encoding uncharacterized protein (EggNog:ENOG503NYBH; COG:S) — protein MGVSTLEADSTRAGTIGAVIFPPQAVKYYNPVVFVHGDHQTGDIWGWKADGEPGWAFHFCAAGFFTFVLYRPFHGCGHPEQLASYESFGCVIKTLSKDELQRCYTAPRSQSHEVYWPSVQSHCMWDGTGEPGDPIFERTYTRMVPEYLDPQEQQ, from the exons ATGGGAGTATCGACCTTGGAAGCCGATTCCACACGCGCGGGAACGATTGGGGCTGTGATATTCCCCCCGCAAGCAGTCAAATACTACAATCCAGTTGTGTTCGTGCACGGCGATCACCAAACTGGAGACATTTGGGGGTGGAAAGCTGATGGCGAGCCTGGATGGGCCTTCCATTTCTGCGCGGCCGGGTTTTTCACTTTTGTACTCTATCGCCCTTTCCATGGCTGCGGCCACCCAGAGCAACTAGCTAGTTATGAATCTTTTGGATGCGTTATTAAAACCCTGTCTAAAGACGAGCTTCAGAGATGCTACACGGCTCCCCGAAGCCAATCACACGAAGTATATTGGCCGTCTGTACAGTCCCACTGTATGTGGGACGGG ACTGGCGAACCAGGAGACCCGATATTTGAAAGGACCTACACGCGTATGGTACCGGAGTATCTTGACCCACAGGAGCAGCAATAG
- a CDS encoding uncharacterized protein (COG:U; EggNog:ENOG503Q3A4) produces MSYAGYNPNNNPYNQGGGGGGYGQGGYGGGKSPSGYSNPFDDRNAANVEMNSLPTSSSRPTQSSILQKCSEISNDVRSLEALLDKFSNLQVKLSGATNQGAIRDEIDTLTANIMDRFRALKDRVRDVKTDDHQLGGNNRQVGLVERQVQAAIQKFQSLEGENRKRIRDQTERQIRIVKGDISDAEMRRMVDSEPAVFSQALMQSNRSGQASSVLAAVRQRHQEMLEVEKRLNELVELMEEMQELLVKQEAVVMQIDQHAEQAAEDMVKANDELVVAVTTARKTRKKKWICLGICVAIIVIIVVAVVAYVMITRQPAPAPAAPAAAPAPAPTPAPTPVAEQKRSIFERNVFDDLHMNDARAVKLAGEPSGQLSQISRRRLNRVPDQPMHKRFVVELDVGSDGS; encoded by the exons ATGAGT TACGCAGGGTacaacccaaacaacaacccttATAAtcaaggtggtggcggcggcggctacGGCCAGGGCGGATATGGTGGAGGAAAAAGCCCCAGCGGCTACAGCAATCCTTTCGACGACCGTAATGCGG CCAACGTCGAGATGAACTCGCTccccacatcctcctctAGACCAACCCAGAGTTCGATCCTCCAAAAATGCTCCGAAATCAGCAACGATGTTCGCAGCCTCGAAGCCCTTCTAGACAAGTTTTCCAATCTCCAGGTAAAGCTATCGGGTGCGACAAACCAAGGGGCCATCCGAGATGAAATCGATACTCTAACGGCAAACATCATGGACCGGTTCAGGGCGCTGAAGGACCGTGTTCGGGACGTCAAGACCGACGACCACCAGCTAGGGGGCAACAACAGGCAGGTCGGGCTGGTCGAGCGACAGGTACAGGCTGCCATTCAAAAATTCCAGTCGTTGGAGGGCGAGAACAGGAAGAGGATACGAGATCAGACAGAACGTCAAATCCGCATCGTGAAGGGAGACATCAGCGACGCTGAGATGCGCCGGATGGTGGACAGCGAGCCCGCCGTCTTCTCGCAGGCACTTATGCAAAGCAACCGCTCCGGTCAGGCGAGCTCTGTCCTGGCAGCAGTGCGGCAACGCCACCAGGAGATGCTGGAAgtggagaagaggttgaacGAGCTTGTGGAGCTCATGGAGGAGATGCAAGAGTTGCTGGTGAAGCAAGAAGCGGTCGTCATGCAGATCGACCAGCACGCCGAGCAGGCCGCAGAGGATATGGTCAAGGCGAATGACGAGCTCGTGGTGGCCGTAACAACCGCCAGGAAAACGCGCAAGAAGAAGTGGATTTGCCTCGGCATCTGCG TCGCCATTATCGTCATTATCGTTGTGGCTGTCGTGGCCTATGTGATGATAACAAGACAGCCAGCCCCAGCTCCGGCCGCTCCGGCCGCCGCCCCTGCCCCTGCTCCTACTCCTGCCCCTACTCCGGTTGCCGAACAGAAACGAAGCATCTTTGAACGAAACGTTTTCGATGATCTTCACATGAACGATGCTCGTGCCGTCAAACTCGCTGGCGAGCCAAGCGGTCAACTCTCGCAGATCTCGAGGAGGCGGCTAAACAGAGTGCCAGATCAACCCATGCACAAGCGATTTGTGGTTGAGTTGGATGTGGGATCTGATGGCTCTTGA
- a CDS encoding uncharacterized protein (CAZy:AA3; EggNog:ENOG503NU6B; COG:E) yields the protein MRFLRNDVVAAVLLLAPFSLAAPTEYSKKLPQFATIINRRQLNANNATYDFIIAGGGIAGLTLADRLTEDPNVKVLVIEAGPIDPGLEGIQVPGSFSPWYYFWPNLLTVPQTALNNRVIGTVSGQVLGGGSAINAMVYVRGDADDYDAWGFMQRRGNSSFYGNSSVSSSMSWNTMLPYFLKSENFTAPDAAYALEANITWNPAVRGTSGPLKYTYPPYYFPGAANWWNAAQSVGLPPVDDPLSGVKNGIFPIPSVLDADTMTRNYAKINHHDRVKQARPNYHVLAGNIVGKVLFDPSCKKAIGVEYLPTSGGAATNVFASKEVILAAGGINTPKILQLSGIGPKKLLDKFGIKVVSNLPGVGQNLQDQPTLTVPYTFTNNLTPNSGSLMANATYNAEQRALYDTERKGAYTIISSLSTNIGQLSLKQATSDYQAIIAAARAANPADSLPADVDATVLAGYQVQREAILNQFEGDVGVGNLHWGTSDNALVYHLKPLSRGTVEIVTTDPLVNPAIDHRTATDPIDFAVYTALFRKNRELFAAPDMQVLGPAEGAPFAAATTNEEIIEVMRDQINPSNAHQCCTAAMLPKSLGGVVNSEQKVYGVSRLRVADISFWPMQTAGSPLGTMYAAGERLADMIKAEYGLA from the exons ATGCGGTTCCTCCGCAACGACGTCGTCGCAGCCGTGCTGCTCTTGGCGCCCTTTTCGTTAGCTGCCCCTACCGAGTATAGCAAGAAGCTACCTCAGTTCGCTACCATCATCAACCGTCGCCAGCTCAATGCCAACAACGCTACCTATGATTTCATCATCGCGGGTGGCGGTATTGCTGGCCTGACCCTTGCCGACCGCCTGACTGAGGACCCGAATG TCAAGGTCCTCGTCATTGAGGCTGGGCCCATCGACCCCGGTCTTGAGGGTATCCAGGTGCCTGGCTCATTCTCGCCTTGGTATTATTTCTGGCCGAATCTCTTGACCGTCCCTCAGACAGCTCTGAACAACAGAGTGATCGGGACAGTCAGCGGTCAGGTCCTTGGTGGTGGAAGTGCGATCAATGCCATGGTCTATGTGAGAGGTGACGCAGACGATTACGACGCCTGGGGTTTCATGCAGCGCCGTGGTAACTCTTCGTTTTACGGCAACTCTTCAGTGAGCTCGAGCATGAGCTGGAACACTATGCTGCCTTACTTCCTGAAGAGCGAGAACTTCACAGCACCCGATGCTGCTTATGCTCTGGAGGCCAACATCACTTGGAACCCCGCTGTTCGAGGTACCTCGGGCCCTCTCAAGTACACCTACCCTCCTTACTATTTCCCCGGCGCCGCCAACTGGTGGAATGCCGCGCAGTCGGTGGGACTTCCTCCCGTCGATGACCCTCTGTCTGGAGTCAAGAATG GTATTTTCCCCATTCCGTCAGTACTCGATGCGGATACCATGACCAGGAATTACGCCAAGATCAACCATCATGATAGGGTCAAGCAAGCCCGTCCTAACTACCACGTCCTTGCTGGCAACATTGTGGGCAAGGTCCTTTTCGACCCTAGCTGCAAGAAGGCCATCGGCGTGGAGTATCTCCCGACCAGCGGCGGGGCGGCCACCAACGTCTTTGCCTCCAAGGAAGTCATCCTTGCTGCCGGCGgcatcaacacccccaagaTCTTACAGCTTTCTGGCATCGGCCCCAAGAAGCTCCTCGACAAGTTCGGCATCAAGGTGGTCTCCAACCTGCCCGGTGTAGGCCAGAATCTCCAGGATCAGCCTACTCTCACCGTCCCTTACACCTTTACaaacaacctcacccccaatTCGGGTTCTCTTATGGCCAATGCCACCTACAATGCCGAGCAGCGTGCTCTTTACGATACTGAGCGCAAGGGTGCAtacaccatcatcagctctctctccaccaacaTCGGCCAACTCTCCCTCAAGCAGGCCACCTCCGACTACCAGGCTATCATCGCCGCCGCCCGCGCCGCCAACCCTGCCGACTCTCTGCCCGCTGATGTCGATGCTACCGTTCTTGCCGGCTACCAGGTCCAGCGCGaggccatcctcaaccagtTCGAGGGCGACGTCGGCGTTGGAAACCTTCACTGGGGCACCTCCGATAACGCGCTCGTCTACCATCTCAAGCCCCTCAGCCGCGGCACCGTCGAGATTGTCACCACCGACCCTCTCGTCAACCCCGCGATTGACCACCGCACAGCCACCGACCCTATCGACTTTGCCGTCTACACTGCCCTCTTCCGCAAGAACAGGGAGCTGTTTGCCGCCCCTGACATGCAGGTTCTCGGCCCTGCCGAGGGCGCCCCTTTTGCCGCTGCCACGACTAACGAGGAGATCATCGAGGTCATGCGTGACCAGATCAACCCCTCGAATGCTCACCAGTGCTGCACTGCCGCCATGTTGCCCAAGTCCCTCGGCGGTGTTGTCAACAGCGAGCAGAAGGTTTACGGCGTCTCGCGTCTCAGAGTCGCTGACATTTCATTCTGGCCCATGCAGACTGCTGGTTCTCCTCTGGGGACCATGTATGCGGCCGGTGAGAGGCTTGCTGACATGATCAAGGCCGAGTATGGTCTTGCGTAA
- a CDS encoding uncharacterized protein (EggNog:ENOG503P4DQ) has product MTGPAFERPSSAAAGYHSSSIPPSPRPSVTGRASRSSLRRDRDSHDSGAYPRPASAALSHRTSHDEPMYRPPSSSPPQPQPAPQPTFSPPFVLLTSTSHASSSQTVHHPAVRYIFADDDPEILSAELTQYHYTKQDGSEDKTGPGHRAVIIDMDQREGDIGFEVAWASSLSPDWAVTSASMAKMDGGGGGLVLKVEGMSLEPPISLAASSTTGKMQDSEAGDMHSSGASGEGQQRRPQPKQSPSSSDEYGALLQDFEKRMAVLRRVAEVGAERQRIMREHDHGEMAPEVSAGHQFAPTVEGSDRLQD; this is encoded by the coding sequence ATGACCGGTCCCGCTTTCGAACGACCCAGCTCCGCTGCTGCAGGTTACCACTCCTCTTCCATCCCCCCGAGCCCGCGTCCATCTGTCACTGGCAGGGCCAGCAGATCCAGTCTACGTCGCGACCGGGATAGCCATGATTCCGGCGCCTATCCACGGCCTGCGTCTGCAGCTCTCTCACATAGGACATCTCATGATGAACCCATGTACCgtccgccatcctcctctccgccacaACCGCAGCCTGCGCCCCAACCGACATTCTCCCCGCCCTTTGTGCTCCTCACTTCCACCTCGCATGCTTCGAGCAGTCAGACCGTTCACCATCCGGCGGTTCGGTACATTTTTGCCGATGACGATCCAGAGATCTTGTCTGCCGAGCTGACGCAGTACCACTACACAAAACAAGACGGCAGCGAGGATAAAACTGGTCCCGGTCACCGTGCCGTCATCATAGATATGGATCAACGAGAGGGCGATATTGGGTTTGAAGTAGCCTGGGCAAGCAGCCTATCGCCTGACTGGGCTGTCACATCAGCAAGCATGGCCAAGAtggacggcggcggcgggggacTGGTATTAAAGGTAGAAGGAATGAGCCTCGAGCCGCCCATATCTTTGGCcgcttcatcaacaacggGAAAAATGCAGGATTCTGAAGCTGGTGATATGCACTCTTCCGGTGCGAGCGGTGAAGGGCAGCAACGCCGTCCCCAGCCAAAACAaagcccatcatcgtcaGATGAATATGGAGCGTTGCTCCAGGACTTTGAGAAGCGGATGGCGGTTCTACGGAGGGTGGCTGAGGTCGGTGCAGAGAGACAGCGAATAATGCGGGAGCATGATCATGGTGAAATGGCTCCTGAGGTCTCAGCGGGCCATCAATTTGCTCCTACAGTTGAGGGCTCAGACCGCTTGCAAGATTGA
- a CDS encoding uncharacterized protein (EggNog:ENOG503P7GE), which produces MVIKRKRSDSHLSSFSSALASPPRASSFNFDAISAMDTARRGFFSPRLPTSSHMPGRTRKRFRDNRPPEAIVHQRTLHLLFSAQQQQHTQQQAPSPPQVQVTEPTPTLVPSEVHPDQHQRSLHSFWKLPTRTLASPSSSQASLTSSPFPIAMPKSSTAVASTTCDGCGVGLLESDARGDQDVIMMDIDGGGEMGENTCGACGKTVCFSCSVSNLGEHRRCLPCTGRRDWGAANGSGRTQGVGVY; this is translated from the exons ATGGTCATCAAGCGCAAACGGTCCGACTCGCACCTGAGCTCCTTTAGCTCAGCCCTTGCATCACCACCTCGGGCGAGCAGCTTCAACTTCGATGCCATCAGTGCGATGGATACGGCTAGGCGCGGCTTCTTTTCGCCCCGTCTCCCCACCTCTTCACACATGCCTGGCCGCACCAGGAAGCGCTTCCGCGATAATAGGCCACCTGAGGCAATCGTTCACC AACGTACCCTACATCTGCTATTCTCtgcacaacagcagcaacatacTCAGCAACAAgcgccgtcgccgccccaAGTTCAAGTCACTGAACCGACTCCAACCTTAGTTCCCTCAGAGGTGCACCCCGACCAACACCAACGCTCCCTCCACAGCTTCTGGAAGCTCCCCACACGAACCTTGGCTAGCCCGTCGTCGTCTCAGGCGTCTTTGACCTCTTCGCCATTCCCAATTGCGATGCCCAAGTCATCCACAGCGGTGGCTTCAACAACATGTGACGGCTGTGGCGTGGGGCTGCTGGAATCGGATGCCCGTGGTGATCAGGATGTCATCATGATGGATATAGATGGAGGCGGCGAAATGGGAGAAAACACGTGCGGAGCGTGTGGGAAGACGGTATGCTTCAGCTGCTCGGTCAGCAATCTTGGGGAGCACAGGCGATGTTTGCCTTGCACTGGGAGACGGGACTGGGGGGCAGCCAACGGGAGCGGGCGGACCCAGGGTGTTGGCGTGTACTGA
- a CDS encoding uncharacterized protein (COG:L; EggNog:ENOG503NUPN) — translation MTSGESAQQANEPRSPELGPFKDQIARPQDPDSENTNADLASLKYSLLGPSLTKAGQDKVDQSKVAEVIYNSSKGSKFFNREEERDKALTVKIDQILAKKRQLEKLDLSRELRAADTLLAQLEASRDLTQHIVHIDCDAFYAAVEQLDRPELADLPFAVGGGVLTTCNYVARRFGCRSGMAGFVAKKLCPQLILLPLNFDKYNAKAAEVREILADYDPRFESASIDEAYLNITQYCFDHGMEAVDVVSQMRREIHEKTHITVSAGIAANACLAKICSNMNKPNGQYLLPRDRVVIMEFMRDLSCRQVNGIGRVLERELGAVGISTCGDVYTERQFIEKLFGEKTYNFLLRCYLGLGRTSIQPAEEYERKSVGTERTFRDMDNPTQLREQLRRIAEELEKDMRRAECKGRTLCIKVKLHTYEVLTRQIAPPKAVYLADDLYDYALPMLVKLEQEVSNMKLRLLGLRCTHLLSTKKPDTMAFFGFRPRRGGSVETGESISRINPKKAAGTGEEWEEWPSEARNDVLLVERAGSSSGTDSPFWRHGKEVLPNPKKEKQPAEVMQEELWDCPICNRPQTPDERQFNEHIDLCLSRQTIRDAIQQVAASTPPPGKPSIPEAKKSKDKKRGRQSTAADPRQKKLRFT, via the exons ATGACCTCGGGCGAGTCAGCACAGCAAGCAAACGAGCCACGCTCTCCAGAGCTTGGACCATTCAAGGACCAAATAGCACGACCTCAAGATCCAGATAGTGAAAATACCAATGCCGATCTTGCCTCGCTAAAGTACTCACTTCTTGGTCCGTCCTTGACAAAGGCCGGCCAGGACAAGGTTGATCAGTCCAAG GTCGCCGAAGTTATCTATAATTCTTCCAAAGGTTCCAAGTTCTTCAaccgggaggaggaaagagaCAAAGCACTGACGGTCAAGATCGATCAAATCCTCGCCAAAAAGCGACAGTTGGAGAAGCTAGACCTCTCTCGGGAGCTCAGGGCTGCAGATACGCTGCTTGCACAACTCGAGGCCTCACGTGATCTTACTCAACACATTGTTCATATCGATTGCGATGCCTTCTACGCCGCTGTTGAACAACTGGACCGTCCCGAGCTCGCAGACCTCCCCTTTGCCGTGGGTGGGGGCGTTCTGACAACCTGTAACTATGTAGCTCGGAGATTTGGATGTCGAAGCGGCATGGCCGGCTTCGTGGCAAAAAAGCTCTGCCCCCAGCTCATTTTGCTTCCACTCAATTTCGACAAGTATAACGCAAAGGCTGCCGAGGTGCGAGAGATCCTAGCAGACTATGACCCCCGGTTCGAAAGTGCCAGTATTGACGAGGCCTatctcaacatcacccaGTACTGCTTCGACCACGGCATGGAAGCTGTCGATGTGGTGTCCCAAATGAGAAGGGAGATACATGAAAAGACACACATCACCGTGTCCGCAGGGATTGCAGCCAATGCATGTCTGGCGAAAATCTGCTCCAACATGAATAAGCCTAACGGACAATACCTTCTTCCTCGTGACCGGGTCGTCATCATGGAGTTCATGCGGGACCTCTCGTGCCGGCAAGTCAACGGTATCGGACGAGTTCTAGAGCGGGAGCTTGGTGCCGTTGGCATAAGCACCTGCGGCGACGTTTATACGGAACGACAGTTCATCGAGAAACTTTTCGGTGAGAAGACCTACAACTTCCTTTTGCGGTGCTATCTTGGCCTTGGACGCACGAGCATACAGCCTGCCGAAGAGTATGAGCGCAAGAGTGTTGGAACAGAGCGCACGTTCCGTGACATGGATAATCCGACCCAGTTACGTGAGCAGCTCAGACGAATAGCAGAAGAGTTGGAAAAGGATATGCGGCGGGCTGAATGCAAAGGTCGGACTCTCTGCATCAAGGTCAAGCTACATACGTATGAGGTGCTCACACGTCAAATAGCTCCGCCAAAGGCGGTCTATCTCGCCGATGACTTGTACGACTACGCACTGCCAATGCTGGTGAAGCTTGAACAAGAGGTCTCTAATATGAAGTTACGCCTCCTGGGCCTCCGATGTACCCATCTACTCAGCACAAAAAAGCCAGATACAATGGCCTTTTTTGGGTTCAgaccgaggagggggggctcTGTAGAGACTGGGGAATCTATCAGCCGCATAAATCCAAAGAAAGCCGCTGGCACTGGAGAagagtgggaggagtggCCCTCTGAAGCACGCAACGATGTCCTCCTGGTTGAGCGCGCAGGGAGCAGCTCGGGGACCGACAGTCCATTCTGGAGACATGGCAAAGAAGTTCTCCCCAACCCGAAGAAGGAAAAACAGCCTGCTGAGGTGATGCAGGAGGAGCTCTGGGACTGTCCAATATGCAACCGACCACAAACGCCTGACGAAAGACAGTTCAATGAGCATATTGATCTATGTCTCTCGAGGCAAACTATTCGAGACGCCATTCAGCAGGTGGCtgcttcaacccctccacccggCAAGCCCAGTATTCCTGAAGCAAAGAAGAGCAAAGAtaagaagagaggaaggcAGTCAACAGCAGCCGATCCTCGACAGAAGAAGCTTCGGTTTACATGA
- a CDS encoding uncharacterized protein (COG:V; EggNog:ENOG503NVFN; BUSCO:EOG09263FGN): MASLFILRPLRVSLPRSGSQQLRQPAAKAAGVRRSFSSYLVTPQELAEALKKAPPSPISSEPRVIPLCASWFLPNDPEGRTGIDVFREKRIPKARFFDLDKVIDKHSEYPHMLPTPKGFAAAMSELGIRHEDTVVVYDSRELGIFSAPRVGWTLKTFGHPRVHILNNFRLWVEQGLPTESGNVWTVECGTYPIPEMDEAKVAHFEDVREVALDYNKEGAEGVQILDARSYGRWSGKDPEPRPGLSSGHMPGSINIPFDAVLDPQTKAFLPVDKLKQVFKEKGVDPAKPIISSCGTGVTACVLETALNEAQYGSPEKRKVYDGSWTEWAQRVKPSDSLIRTVEQHSE, from the exons ATGGCTTCTCTCTTTATACTTCGCCCTTTACGGGTTTCGCTGCCTCGATCTGGCTCGCAGCAGCTTCGTCAGCCAGCCGCCAAAGCCGCGGGGGTGCGTCGGTCTTTTTCCAGCTATCTTGTGACTCCCCAAGAACTTGCCGAAGCCCTCAAGAAGGCCCCTCCTTCGCCCATCTCGTCCGAGCCCCGCGTTATTCCTCTGTGTGCCTCGTGGTTTCTGCCAAACGACCCGGAAGGCCGGACAGGTATCGACGTCTTTCGAGAGAAGCGAATTCCAAAAGCCCGGTTCTTTGATCTGGACAAGGTGATCGACAAGCACAGCGAATACCCACACAtgctcccaaccccaaaaggCTTCGCTGCGGCCATGAGCGAGCTGGGCATCCGGCACGAGGACACAGTGGTTGTATACGATAGCAGGGAGCTGGGAATCTTCAGTGCGCCCCGAGTCGGCTGGACATTGAAGACGTTTGGCCATCCACGGGTGCATATTTTGAACAACTTCAGGTTATGGGTAGAACAGGGTCTGCCAACTGAGTCGGGGAATGTATGGACTGTCGAGTGCGGCACGTACCCCATCCCCGAAATGGACGAAGCGAAAGTGGCACACTTTGAGGATGTGCGAGAGGTAGCTCTTGATTACAACAAGGAGGGCGCTGAGGGCGTCCAAATTCTGGATGCGAGATCATATGGCCGTTGGTCCGGCAAGGACCCTGAGCCAAGACCGGGGCTTTCTTCGGGACACATGCCCGGTTCCATCAACATTCCCTTTGACGCTGTCTTGGATCCCCAGACCAAGGCCTTCCTTCCTGTAGACAAGCTGAAGCAGGTTTTCAAGGAAAAGGGCGTTGACCCGGCAAAACCCATCATCTCCAGTTGTGGCACGGGAGTGACAGCATGTGTGCTCGAGACGGCGCTCAACGAGGCCCAGTATGGCTCTCCAGAGAAAAGGAAGGTCTACGACGGGAGCTGGAC GGAATGGGCCCAGAGAGTGAAGCCCTCGGATTCGCTGATTCGCACCGTGGAGCAACACAGCGAGTAA
- the APC11 gene encoding ubiquitin-protein ligase Anaphase Promoting Complex (COG:O; EggNog:ENOG503P57Q), with protein MKVKIKRWNAVATWRWDLPEDDLCGICQNPFDNTCPACKYPGDDCILLSGKCGHNFHMHCILEWMKQDSAKGQCPMCRQRFEWADQTNQTMRDAAQALASV; from the exons ATGAAGGTCAAGATCAAGAGGTGGAACGCGGTCGCGACATGGCGATGGGATCTTCCCGAAGATGATCTTTGCGGTATCTGCCAGAACCCCTTTGACAACACATGCCCTGCCTGCAAATATCCCGGCGATGACTGCATCCTTT TATCTGGAAAATGCGGCCATAACTTTCACATG CACTGCATTCTGGAGTGGATGAAGCAAGACTCAGCCAAGGGACAATGTCCGATGTGTCGACAGA GGTTTGAATGGGCCGACCAAACGAACCAGACGATGAGGGATGCAGCACAGGCTTTGGCCAGTGTGTAG